Proteins encoded by one window of Glycine soja cultivar W05 chromosome 15, ASM419377v2, whole genome shotgun sequence:
- the LOC114387650 gene encoding thiol protease aleurain-like, which translates to MARLITVVWCAVAVLLCAAAGASWVEEAANPIRMVAGVEAEVVRVIGQCRRALKFARFMSRFGKSYRSEEEMRERYEIFSQNLRFIRSHNKNRLPYTLSVNHFADWTWEEFKRHRLGAAQNCSATLNGNHKLTDAVLPPTKDWRKEGIVSDVKDQGSCGSCWTFSTTGALEAAYAQAFGKSISLSEQQLVDCAGRFNNFGCNGGLPSQAFEYIKYNGGLETEEAYPYTGKDGVCKFSAENVAVQVIDSVNITLGAENELKHAVAFVRPVSVAFQVVNGFHFYENGVYTSDICGSTSQDVNHAVLAVGYGVENGVPYWLIKNSWGESWGENGYFKMELGKNMCGVATCASYPVVA; encoded by the exons ATGGCGCGGTTGATCACAGTGGTGTGGTGCGCGGTGGCGGTGCTACTGTGCGCCGCGGCGGGCGCGTCGTGGGTGGAGGAGGCGGCGAACCCGATACGAATGGTGGCGGGGGTGGAGGCGGAGGTGGTTCGGGTGATAGGGCAGTGCCGGCGCGCGCTGAAGTTTGCTAGGTTCATGAGCAGGTTCGGGAAGAGTTACCGAAGCGAGGAAGAGATGAGGGAGAGGTACGAGATATTCTCGCAAAACCTCAGGTTCATCCGCTCCCACAACAAGAACCGCTTGCCCTACACTCTCTCTGTTAATC ATTTTGCTGATTGGACTTGGGAGGAGTTCAAAAGACACAGACTAGGCGCTGCCCAAAATTGCTCTGCCACTCTTAACGGCAACCACAAGCTCACTGATGCTGTTCTTCCTCCCACG AAAGACTGGAGGAAAGAAGGAATAGTGAGTGATGTTAAAGATCAAGGCAGCTGCGGATCATGCTGGACATTCAG CACAACTGGGGCTTTAGAAGCAGCCTATGCACAAGCATTTGGGAAGAGTATCTCTCTTTCTGAGCAGCAGCTAGTGGATTGTGCTGGCCGTTTCAACAACTTTGGCTGTAATGGTGGGTTGCCATCACAAGCCTTTGAGTACATCAAATACAATGGAGGACTTGAGACAGAGGAAGCATACCCCTACACTGGAAAAGATGGTGTATGCAAATTCTCAGCTGAAAATGTTGCCGTTCAAGTCATTGACTCGGTCAATATCACCTTG GGTGCTGAGAATGAATTAAAACATGCAGTTGCATTTGTTCGGCCGGTTAGTGTGGCCTTTCAGGTGGTGAATGGGTTCCATTTCTACGAGAATGGAGTTTACACTAGTGACATTTGCGGTAGCACTTCCCAG GATGTGAACCATGCCGTCCTTGCTGTGGGGTATGGAGTTGAAAATGGCGTCCCATATTGGCTCATAAAAAATTCATGGGGAGAAAGTTGGGGTGAGAATGGCTACTTCAAAATGGAATTGGGGAAGAACATGTGTG gtgTTGCAACTTGTGCGTCTTATCCAGTTGTGGCATAA